In Nicotiana tabacum cultivar K326 chromosome 10, ASM71507v2, whole genome shotgun sequence, the DNA window cgtcacaatTATATCATACTGATACAACTGCTCGAACTACCTGTGTATCTCTTCTCTATGGgattgtggcacatacttctccaagaagagagcggagaactgctgccaggtaaggggagctgcatcaacaggcctacgcctctcataagcctcccatcaagtaaaggcagctcctcAAAATtggaaagtagtgaacgagaccccactggtctccaaaatacccccAGTCTGAAGCaccctctgacacttgtccaagaaagcctgggcatcctcgccctatgcaccactgaaagtcggaggctgaagtctagcaaacctctccaatcgacgttgTTCGTCGTCAGGCATAATTGGTACCACATAATCTTGAGCAGGCGCAACCGGATGGGCTGGAGTTGCCCCCCatatctgaagtccctacacaacCTGCTCGGTTGTGTGAGCGGcaggagtctgggtgcctcccccggcttgagaagtagctgcaaccatagtaactgagactgcctgagctaggccagtgcacactgatagaatctgggccagggcctcctaaaggcctggaataaCAATTGACATAGCCTGTTCCTGAGATGGTCCTGCTGAAGCGTCCGCAATTGGACCTGATCATGAATTGGGGcggttggtggatctgcaggtgcttccctagctgctgtgcgggctacaccttGCCCCCACCACGGCCTCGACCGTGACCTCAGCCTttggtggccccaactggtggtactgatGGTTGTTCGTCCTGGCCGGTAGCACATCTCCTCACCATCTGtcagagaatagaataacagaagtttagtactagaatAAAAAGATTCACATGACAGGAATGTCAAGaatgtgaagcttttcctaaaggTGTTgaagcctcccgaggataagtacagacgtctttgtaccgatccgcgagactctactaaactggctcatgacctgtgagacctatgtaacctacgctctgatactaacttgtcacgaccccaaaaccaccccggtcatgatggcgcctatcacagtactaggccagCCGAATCAACACTAACAACATAAAGGTCTTTTGTAAATTCATTTTTCTAATCAAATATAGTCTCAAGCCTTTCAttttaatataacaaaataaGCAGAAAAAAAGTACACAAATACATCCACATTGCCCGAtcctggtgtcactagtcatgagccactaaaatACAACCCAATATTGTCTACTTAATACAAGATAAGATTGAAATTTAAAATACTAAGGATAGGAAGGATAAAGGAAGGGTTaaggacgccatgcagctaccttgcaatctccaaaAAATACTCTAAAGACAAATATCATCTCTTACTTGGAGACtatggcacctggatctgcacacaagttgcagggagtaacgtgagtacgccaattcAGTAAGTGATCAAAGTAAATAAAGGCTAAGTGCAGTGACAAccatttaaaatcatatacatACTCGAACACAGAATCTCAATAGAACATCAAAGTcaaatttgtggttcaatttTCGAACCTCTCATAAAAACTCAAATTTCAATGAACGTTATTTAAAGCTTTTGTTCCAcatttttcaacagaggcttagtataaaagaagagtgaacaacagtaatttcataaacaaacccttcgggcaaagtatcactcatatatatatagcccctcgagCAAGCCTCTCAGTTACTCGTGACTCAACTATCATCAAACACCAGTCACACTCAGCACTCCCACTCGATAGACATCTCATGATAATAATCACTGTggtgtgcagctcgatccataagtatatatagtcgattgcgctcactgggggtgtgcagactccggaggggctcctacaacccaaacgCTATATCGCTGTGGCATGCAGCTCGATCCAATATATCGCtgcagtgtgcagcccgatccatgtaCATATAAATATCGCTGCAgcttgcagcccgatccataaatatatataatcctcaccatcatGTCGGCCTCtttcagtcattaacctcaccgccactcgggcatttcagtgaaaatcaaggaactcagcccaaacagtttttaTATATTAAAAGTAGAGTAATGAAACTGAATCAAACAATAAGCAtgtaaaaatcatgactgaggatatgctttcaaatcaaaacaatgtgaggatagtagtaaaatacccaTGAGAGTCCAAACAGTTtcgcacaaggccccaaacatggcattcagccccaCTTAacagattcatttctaaaacacgTAGATATCATATACAGTTTgtcaaaatatgcaactctacaTTTGTCacggaacggaccaagtcacaattcctaccggtgcacgcccacacgcctatcacctagcatgtgcgtcaccttattTATCCAAATAATAcgaaatttcggggtttcataccctcatgtctagatttaaaatcattacttacctcgaaccggtcgAAAATCTACtctgcaatgcccttgcctcttaaCTTGGCCTCAAATTgtcccgaatctatccaaaattagatcataacatcaatacaagccaaagggacaaagcccacacgaaaattattaaattaaactcaaaatcttgaaattgaccaaacccgacccccagatccacatctcggaatccgataaaaattacatcacaaGAATCCCTATCCTCCagcgagtctatacataccaagatcatcaaaatcggacctcaaatggcccttcaaatctccaatttcaagccctaatttcccaatttttTACCCCTAATCTCTTCAATTTCCATGTTTAATCAACTGAAATTCACCATAGATATGAGTATTAAGTTCAAAAATCTAACCTCAACAAGAATCCCCTTGATTTCCTTTTCAAAATCCTCCAAGATCTTCAATCCCgacttcaaaaatggtggaatggGCTAAAATTTCGCGAAGGGGAActtatatactttctgcccaTCGATTTCCACATTTGCGGACAAAATTTCGCACCTACGGGCGACTTCAGTGCCCAAAAATCCACACATGCGGAATTCGCTTAACTCCTTAGAAACCGCACATGCAGTCCCGCACATGCGGTCCAGCCTTCCACTCTTGCGACCAATGTCGCTTATGTGGTTTTCTTTCCGCTTATGTGGCTCGCATTTGCGGTCCCCAtccgcatgtgcggttatgactGAAAATAGCAGCTGAAGCTGCTAAATTGCAAATTCCAATCTTTCCGACAACcttccgaattcatcccgaggcccccaggacctcaaccaaaaatacgacCAAGTCATATACCACCAATCAAACTTATTCCAAACTTCGGAACacacaaaataacatcgaaacaccaaatcaccctcagattcaagcctaaggatttccaaacttccgaAATCCGTAACCgatccaaaaacctatcaaacctcatccaaaTAACCTGaagttttgcacacacatcacaaatgacacaacggacctactccaatttctggaATCCCATTCCGACTCTAATATCACGATTTCCATTGCCGACTGGAAAATGCCATATTTTcaattttgtcaattcaagcctcaatctaccatggacctccaatTTACATTCcgaacacgttcctaagtccaaaatcacctaacgaagctatacaaaccatcagaattcacatccgagaacttctacacataagtctatatccggttgacttttccaacttaagctttcaaataagagaTTGTGTCTCATTTTACTCCATGACCATTCCGAACACAAAACAACCAATAcgatatgatgaaatacagttgaacaacacataaagaagcagaaatggggagaaCGGGactataactcatgaaacgatcggtcgggtcgttacatggtTATGCTTTGGTACCGACACGGTTTCAAAGAGGTTAGATTAtacaattttttttcttattatcaAATGcatacaatttttggattttcaatTGAAACTACATAATAATTGTACTTGTTATGTGTATAGGAGGAAGACACCTTATTCTTTAAAAGATAACCAGCTCAAGCCATGGTATGATCTTGGAGTGGAGAAAGTTGgtaaaatgagtggttttatacTTTGGCACATCCCGGGCAAGTCCTCAACAATAGGGTACACACATACCCTGGCAAAATTTAATGATTAGCTATAGTATTGTGTTATTTTAGAATTCTGTAgtttttttgtttgaaaattgTTGTTAAATTGTATGAAGCATTGAGAAATGATGAAATCTATTTTTTGCAgcatattgatgttattttatactatttgagGAAGAGAGAAAAGTATAGCCCTCAAAACAAAACACGATTAACAACCACTAACTGTATGTTCAAGACTAGAATAGAACAAATTTATGAGAAGCATATTAGTGCTCCTGCCAATAAGAAACTTACTGTTGTCATACCCCAGGATGTCGTATCAGAATACATATTGGGTTACAGGTTACTTGCAAATGTATCATGGGATAAAGTTAATTTTGTGATTATGACCATAAATATTGTGGAGAAATTTCATTGGTTGTTGGATGTGTTTGAAATTACCGATAGGGTTCTatatgtttatgattttatggTCTCTTCACGAAATCACAACCTTGTTGAATCTGTTGTCGACAAGTTTGTTGTTATGATCCCCCTCTACTTGTCATGCATCGGCTTCTATGGCAAGCTTCCAGACATAAACTACAAGAACACAAAGGCTTACATTGAAAAAGGTGTTACTGACCCTCTTAACATTCAATGGTTGGTCGGTGAGATATCCTAGCAAAAAGAGGGATCACCGTATAAAAAAACTGATTTTCCTTCTATCTTATTAACAGATTGTATTTTACATTGAATGCTAATTCTTTTCTCCTATTATTTTTTGCAGTGACTGTGATGTATATGTGGCGTCATTTGCAGAATATGTTAGCATTGGAGAGCTAGCAATTTTAAAGGAAGACCTTTCTGATATTGATCAACACCATAGATGCTATAGAGCACTACTTTGGGATTATTTTAGGAAAAAGCAAGAGCTTGGTGCAATTAGTGAAAGTGAGGGAACCAACAGATTTGCAAGAAGAAAAGATGCACCAGCTGTGAACGAGAGAACACAAGTTTGGAAAAAGAAGAATTAGTTGCCTTTTCAGTTGAAAAATTATAATTAAAGTGTTTGGTTGTAGTTggattgtagtaaagttgtagacAAAATGTTAACTAAGAAAAAGTCAGCTGTAATTTATTTGTAGCATATTTGTGCTACAGTTGttttaccttttgttttgttgttttgtccAGAATTTTACTACTTAGAATAGAAAACATATGTggtttttttttggttgaaagtTGTTAGTACTTGATCTCGATATTGTTACTATATAAATTCTTTATAGTTTAATTACAATTATGTCTACAACTACTATACAAAAATACATACTCCATTTAATTTTAAGCAGTGTTGTTAGGAAAGActtaaaagtaataaataaactCAGAATTTGAACAAAACAACTACAAACCAATTACAGTAAGAATTGAAATCTTTTTATCAAATATTTCATTATAGGAGACAGTCTTTATTCAAATTAGCAACATAATTACACCACAATTATAATTCTCTAGAACAAAACAAATACAACTTCGTATCTTAAACTACAGATTATCTTCAACAGTactcaagaaaaaaaaatcttgtgAATGTatcaatttttatttctttttgggagCATTcttacaagatcttttgttatgcccttctaGTCCGTAGTTGCCACATGAAACCTTGTACTTTTTTGCACTTAATTCATCATATGATTTGTATCTTTGTTTTTTAGGTCTCTCTGCTATCTTTTCCCAGTAGGTGGCATTATATTGTGGCACATTCCATTTATTTTTATCAGGCAGCAGGTCTACTGGTATTTCATAAGTCTGCAAAAGTCTCTCCCTCGTGTAATAAGGAGAACAATAGTTTTCATAAGACTCGTTCCTCTGCCTCAAAGCCGCCAAAGCATGTGCATAAGGATGTTTATCAAACTGAAATTGTCTACAACTACATCTCTTGTTTTGAAGGCAAATAATGAATCGCTTCACACTATCTATCACAGTATGGATGTGATATGTGGAAGCCCTCACCTACAATTTCATAACAAACACACAACAAGTTGTCAACAATAGATACAAAAACAAAATAACTATAATTATACAACAACTTTTCTATAATTAACAGTATATATTTAGTTTGGTGGAATCAATGATATGATATTGTTGGATATAACTTACTCTCATCTTCTGCAATAATGTCCTGTTGTCCTCCAactctttgttatatttttttccaAGGTATGTAAACGTACCCTTTGCATTCAATAACTTTTCATTAGTCTAACGTTCAAGAGGAATCCTCATGTACTCTAATAGTTCTACTACAGGCAGCTCTCTTGCATCTTTTGTTACCGCATTCAATGACTCTACAATATTTGATGCCATCGTCCACGTTCTATTCACCGTAGCATGTACCAGAGACCATCTATGATAGCCAATATCATATAGGTATGATTTAACATGCGTGTCAatctcttcaatctttgacattcTTTTATTAAATTCTTCCAGCTTGTATGATCGTGACGTGGAAAAGTACAATTTGCTTAATGTTAGATGACCCTTCTTGAACTTTAACCTTAcatttgtccaaatatgccacGTGCAAGCATAATTGGCATGCCGGTATAAACAGTAGATATTGCCTTCAGATACTCTCATTCCGGTCTGAAACAATACACATATTTGTTTTTTCACCATATGCATGTTTGAATTGCTCAAAAAACCACCCCCATAATGCATCATTTTCTGAATCAACAATTGCGTATGCCAGTGGTAATATGCTACCTATCACACAGGTGGCAAAAAGAAATTCAACTTCTGTAATAAAACTTGAGAGTATAAAAAATACATACTGAAAAACAACTTTATAACAATATTTCTACAATTAATCTACAATACCTGTTGCATCCATTGTGCTAGTTGCTAGCACGATTCCCCTAATTCAAGAAGGTGTCATCAACTACTACAACTGGCTTACAATACTCGCAACCCTTGATGGACGTACTAAGTGCAACAAATGCGTACAAGAAACAATTATCTTCAGTCTTCTGCAATTTCACTACTGACCCCGAATAAGTCTTCTTTAGAATATACAAATAACTCGGCAATCGGCTATAGGAATCAGCAGGATGACCTCTCAAAAGTTCCAAAGTCTTTTGTAATCATGTGTaatgtaatcatatgtaaggacccctcgagggtcGTTGTAAGCGAACACTTATATAAATACGATGATATTTTCTTGATTTCTTCCTTCGACACTTGTTGTATCTCTTTATATTTTTGGCAGCTTCAAGTGCATGATCATGTTTCGTCGCCTATGTTACTGGCCTTGAGCATTCTTCTCGACCTTGGGCTGATGAAACGGCTTCGCGTGCGGTCTTTTGTGATTTCTCGAATCGGACCCGAATTAGGCCAATGACCTTAGGCCGCCGGGACCCTTTCCCTGCGTGAGAGCATGGGTAACATCTCCGGGCCTCATAATGGCCTTCGAGGAGAGATCTGCTTGAGGACTCATGATCTTGGGATGTCGGTGACCTTTTGGAGGCAATCTCCGAATGGAGGCCTAGCCGTGCTTTCATAGTGGTCGCTGATTTCATTGTGTTGGTGGGTCATACCCTTAACAGCTGCTTTATTCGGAGCACGGCAAAGACTGGGCACGGCGATAGATGAGATGTGTGCTTCATAATCATGTAGGAGCTTTTATCAGGGCGAGACGGTCCCGCATTCTTGAGGAGAGTGCATCATCCGAGCCTGGTGTTCCTGGAGTCCTTGATTCTAGAGCAGCGGTTCCTTTAGGCCAGCAAGGGTTGGGCCATCAGAAGGTGCTTGGTTGTCAAGTAGGTTTATCGGCTTCACCTCGCGGTAAGTTTCAGCAAGATTCCTTTGTATCTCGGGTCTTCCCTTTCTTATAGGGTTTTTCCTCCATAAGGCTCCAATAGACCCAGACTTTGAGTTGTTCCATCAAGGGGCTATACTTTGGAGGGACCTGGAGGAGGGTAGGCCTCTTGGACTTCTTGGTGAGGGGAAATAAGGGTCGAGTCGGTGCACTGGCGGTTCGGAAAATATCGGAGACCGTATTACATAAATCTTTCGGTAAGGCATGAGTCTTCTTGCGGTAAgcgttttgtctttttgatcttAGGAGCAAAGCCGTTCGAGCTAGGAATACCTGAAGTATCAAATGTAAGCTTCGAGCTTCGATCTGAGTGGACATAATTGTGAAGCTGTAGCTTGATTCCTCAAAAGTTATGATTGAGAACAACTGGTGCCCAGATTGGTATAGTACTAAGCTAGTCTGAAGATGATGAAGGAGTGGCGACTTGTCACCGATGATCGATCCGGGTTGGGATAAGCCTTCAAGGGATGCGCTCGTTGTTGATCCTCGGGGCAGGCACTTTAAAGAGACCCATTCCATGGGTTCTGTCCTTTTAGCAGGATTCGTTCGAGCGAAGGTGGTCAGGCGTGATACCTGGTTTGGTCATTGTCGATGCCACAAAGAGCGAGGCTGGGGCCGATAGGCCGTAACCCTTTAGGGGTAGAGTGTAGATTTTTCCACTTTGTATTTTGTTGTATgtagagcatgtttgtagatgggaAGCGACCTTTCGCACatatataaaatgagagaaatcTTGAAGTTTTACCTTTTTTGTATCTCTTCCCGTATCGCCTTTGATTCGGCGGGTTGGCTTCCGTGCTTTGGCGGGATCCACGTGGATTCAGAACCAATCAGGCAGGCCTGGGGGCTTTTAAGCGCAATCCTTCGCGAGCAGGTGTTGGGGCCCCTATGTGTTGCCCAACTATTTTAGGCTCGATCTCTGAGTCAGGTCTTTATTTGAGCTTGCTTGCCCTTCGATCTTTTGTGCCTGTGTGGGCGGATGGTGATTGTTCTCACTTTTTGCCCTTGGGTATTTTGCTGTTTCTGCTGTTTTGGATcaagtctccgagtcgcgttgcgattcgagtTTTAACTGGACTTTAAGTTCTTTCCTGCCTACATTGGCGGACAATGGTGGCCTTCATTTTTCGCCCTTGGGTGCCTTGTTATTTCGactatttcgggtccagtctccgagtcgtattgcgattcgagctttagtTTGACCTTTAAGTTCTTTCTCGCCTTCGTGGGCAGTCGACGACGGCCTTTTGTGCTTTAGGTTGAAGTGACCTTACAGGCACGTGGCTTGGAGGCTTAATCGGCCGGCGACAGTGGCATTTTATGTCGTGCacttaggcatattgtagtttacttattttgggtccagtctccaagTCACGTTGCGGCTCGAGTTCTAATTGACCTTTAAGCTCTTTCTGCCCATATGGGTGGGTGATGGTGACCTCTTGCCcttcgggtcgaagtgacctcATAAGCGCGTGGCTTGGAGGCTTACTCGGCCGGTGACAGTGGCAttttatgtcgtgcccttaggcatattataGCTTATTCATTtggggtccagtctccgagttgaattgcgactcgagctttaattgaccctcaaataCCTTTGATTTTTAGACCGGCGATAGCGCCTCTTATGCTGTTTCAGTCGTTTAGACCTTTTAATATGTAGCccagaggcttgcatagttaacctttttggatccagtctccgaatcggggttataattcgagctcattttaatcctcaagttgtcaattttttagcTGGTGACAATTGCTATTATGTTGTTTGGTCATAGaaaccttttaatatgtggcccagAGGCTTACTTAGTTAacattttggatccggtctccgaatcgggttacgatttgagctcattttaatcctcaagtgttcaattttttagctggcgacaatggctcttacgttgtttggtcgtagagaccttttacaTTGTTTGGACCATTCGATCCGGTACATAATTCCCAATTGGGGTTTAGTCTGCTGTTTCCAGGTCCTCCCAAGGGGAAGGTGCCCTTAGAAGCAGATCATCGCTCGTCGTTGGGCTGTACAAGAAGGCCTGCGACCTTATCGGAGTAAAGCAGTTCTTCCTCACCGCGAGATATATAGgcgatgttttgagatttgataTGTTCCTATCCTTTAGGGGCGCGAGCCCTGGTTCAGCCCTCCGCCGTGTCTTATCAGGCTTGGACGACAATGTGGTTTGCTTACCCTTTGGTCCTTCCAAGGGTGGGGGCATTGATGCCGGCGACGCGCCATATGGTGAAGAATTTCCTCTCATCGCATATTACTCTCTGTCGACTTATTTTAGTTCTGCCCTTTATGAGGGATTTCACTCTTTTGGCGAAACGGGTCTGACGGTGTCCTTGGTCAGTGAAAAAAGAACAAGGGAGTAAAGCAGTTCTTCCTCACCGCGGGATATATAGgcgatgttttgagatttgataTGTTCCTATCTTTTAGGGGCGCGAGCCCTGGTTCAGCCCTCCGCCGTGTCTTATCATGTTTGGCCTACAATGTGGtttgcttaccctttgatccttcCAAGGGTGGGGGCATTGATGCCGGCGACGCGCCATATGGTGAAGAATTTTCTCTCGTCGCATATTACTCTCAGTCGACTTATTTTAGTTCTGCCCTTTAAGAGGGATTTCACTCTTTTGGAGAAACGGGTCCGATGGTGTCCTTGGGTAGTGTGATGGCGGTCGTATAAATAAGGTGCCCATGCTTTGCGCCTCCTCTGACAGTTAAAGCTCGACATCCTGGCCCGAACTCAGACGGGCTATATTAAGAGAATGGTCTTTCTAGCGATTTATCGTTTGGAATCCGCCAAGGATTCGGGATGCGGGAGCGATTTGGTCCGTTAGTTCGGACCGCCCAGCTGACTTTGGTCTGACATCGTTGTTGTACGTGACTGAACCACCTGAATTCACgaacacatgttttatttaaGATAAATCAAATGAGGGAAATGGTTACCAATGCGTCAATGTGAGGTCGGGACGGAGTCTTAGTGCCCTTTTCCCTGGTTGTAAGGGTGTCTTCCGAAATATTTCCCTGGTTGTAACGTTGTCGTCTGAAATATTTCCCTGGGCCCGTTTTTCCCTGACGGTGAACATTTTCACCTCCCATGTTATGAGTCCTCGGAGGGCGTCGCCGCTCCTTCACTGTCGTGGTAATACGTCGTGGCTTGTTCACTTCATCCTTCTCGGCTACCTTCCTTCCTTGGGGCTAGACTCGAACATGACTGCTCGACAGTACTCGGCAGTGGTTTTCATTCGGTAACATAGTTGTCATCTTTCCGAGATGGGGGTCACTCTTGACCCCGTGGCCGCGCGCGCCCTGCGGTTCCCGCGTCGGGTTGTGTTTCTTTTGAAAGGGTCATGGTCGAATAGGCCTGAGTCGCTCAGCGTCCCTGgtttcgcttatggtgatcaTGATATTTG includes these proteins:
- the LOC142165287 gene encoding uncharacterized protein LOC142165287, which produces MSKIEEIDTHVKSYLYDIGYHRWSLVHATVNRTWTMASNIVESLNAGTFTYLGKKYNKELEDNRTLLQKMRVRASTYHIHTVIDSVKRFIICLQNKRCSCRQFQFDKHPYAHALAALRQRNESYENYCSPYYTRERLLQTYEIPVDLLPDKNKWNVPQYNATYWEKIAERPKKQRYKSYDELSAKKYKVSCGNYGLEGHNKRSCKNAPKKK